The following is a genomic window from Rutidosis leptorrhynchoides isolate AG116_Rl617_1_P2 chromosome 8, CSIRO_AGI_Rlap_v1, whole genome shotgun sequence.
CCCGCAGACTTTTGCCAAGGTTCAGcaagaaacatatgattatctccggggtggagaggatagcactataacccctgcatgcgggtggggtagagacaaaagttggcggGATGACAATGATTCTTTTCGCGATGGTAACATTTATAGTTAACGTGGTTCTGGATTTCTGCGGAGAAATAATGGCGGTGGATACCCGCGAAATGAAAGGTTTCAGGGTCAGCATGATAACCATGGTTATGGTCATCGTGATCGttattctacgcgaaagtggaaCAACGAATCCTTCAATATCATTCAGATGATAACAAAAACCCCTAAATAAATTTTGTCGCAAGAAAGGGTcgctaagtcttttcctgatccgcaaCCTTTGGGAGAGAATAGTAGGCGTGATTGGTCAaagttttgtgttttccatgacgatTATGGACATGACACCAACCGCTGTAGAGATTTGGCGGAATTGATCGCGAAGGCATATGAACAAGGTAAGCTGGACCATTTAGTCGCGCAGAACGCTGCAAGTACTGCGAATGCGATTGTAATACCTACAGAAGCCAATACCTCAAATGCGCCAAATGtggttgagcgaaaggctcccgcagtgAAAAATCTGGGTGTAAAGATGGTGATTAAGAAAGAAAACCAGCGCGGAATCCAGGTCATTAATGTGGTAGAAGTGCAAGTCGAAATGTCAGTACTTCAAATATCTGAGCAGATTGTCAGTTGGAAATGTCCCTCTATTACTTTTCCTCCTGCAAATCTGACCGCGGATGTTGACAAACTAGTGGTGGTTTCATGCCGCATTGCAAATACTGGTATTTTGATAATGAAGGTACATATGGACACTAGTAGCAGTGTAGATATCATGTACGAACAATGTTTAAACTGCCAGCAAACATTCAggttttgatgaaacctactgcggtttcacttgctggATTCTCAGGAGAGTCAACTTGGCCTGTTGGCCAGTTGGAATTGAAAATGGAGCTAGTTGATAACCGCGATGAGTCGCTGAGGTGCCAAGCTTTACTGAATCTGTACATAATGCGCAATCAGTCGCGATTaaatatgatacttgggcgcaccgctttgcgcatgtttggcgcaatCTCTTCTACTATACATGACATGGTCAAATTTTCTGCTAATAAGGGAATTGGAACGCTAACTTCTGCGGAAGTAGAGCCGTTTTGCGCTATGATTATGGCAAGTGAAAACATGGGTGTTGAAGGGCATTCAATCCACTCAGAATAATGCGAATAATAAAAGTTGTGATAAACTGCTTAGTCAAATTTGATCAATGTTTGATATGATGTGTTTATTTTCTGAACTATGTATCGTAAAAGAGTAATGAATAAAGCAAacttaatttcagtgttagtaattgtctctttacaaagcgaaaacactgcgtgtggccacgcgtagtgaaTATTTTGCAGAAAGCAATTACTCATTATATcataacactaagttaatgtttatGAGCATATAATTACGAATCCGCAGATACTTTAGGTAAAATGGAATGATTTTCGCTAAACATGGCCTGCTTAAATGTTATAATAATGCAAGTATGCATTGTGAAATAATGTGTTAaaagccaagtgatgaaattgcccacttgtgttaaattgtaaatattgcgaaaggataaaatttcctaagtatttgatcttgccaatacttagatgcttcgcaatgctaaatatTGCCTAAGGATagatttgtcggacttagaagatttaTAATGATTAAAAGATTGTTTCGTATAAAGTACGCGTTTGTTATATGCACAATAGCGAATGCGGaaattgcaaagggcaagtctgaattatgaatatatgataaagtaaagcgctatataaataaaagaagttgcaactgcggAATGAAAATATGTTACTAGTATTAAGCGCGAAACAGCGCGAATAATTACAAAAAACGCAATTAAGGATTGCGAAATAAGCGTTTGAAATCTAACTAAGACAATTTAAAGCTCTAGCGCTTTAATGTCTGCAAAAGTAACGCCCTCTTGTTGAACCAGCTCTTCTAAGGCTGGTATTCTGACTTTCTCAACCTCCTTCTTTGCCCTTGCGAGTGCTTCCCGGGCATCATCTGTGGCACATATTTCACTTGCCATATCTTGGGGGAGAGGTTGAGAGATATCGCCAAGTTTGCACAATAAGTCATGCCACTCGCAGCGTATGGCGAGTTTGGATGCTTGTGCGTATGCTTGGAATTTTTTAGTGACTGACTGCGAAtccatcactttatctgcgaaTTCCGGCAGATGTTTGACAAGCTGAGCAAATTCTTTTTCCGCATTCTCCGCCCTCTTTTTGAGCTGGATGTTTTCTTCTCCAGCCTTTTTAAGCTATGCCTCAACCTTTCGTGCTTTTCTTTCATGTGCACTATCAATTTTGACTTGCTTTTCATATTCATCCAAAATTTCAGTAAAGCGCTCAATGTTGTCAACAGCTAGGAAAATTGCATTATAGCAATTGTGCAGTCgttgtcttttcacttgtggatacGTCAGCTTGCGGTATTGATCTTTGGTTTCTTTGGGAATGAATTTATAGAGCCTACGGTACAATCGATTGGCTTTTTCTGCCTCTGCGGCTTCTTccgcatcttctt
Proteins encoded in this region:
- the LOC139863994 gene encoding uncharacterized protein, with product MVARRNLQQHREETIADGKRLKILAGKADKVLGTAIEHARKDFRKTRVPRTYLRSLNDSGSQVDRLVIDHFDSDSDGADEGVILNSIYNLKTAKAPREDNEFSDDSDTTLGVYSGLTDPLDFLQLFEVVVSTYNWDEPVACRVFPMALQGLAREWFHSLQARNIIGFVDLRKKFLLQFQNLLPQKKTHRECHDIKQGNKEIFSALLTWYIYECQKIPSLNKDQKISGFLHAINPQRHPTLVRRLRRDVPQTFAKVQQETYDYLRERVAKSFPDPQPLGENSRRDWSKFCVFHDDYGHDTNRCRDLAELIAKAYEQGKLDHLVAQNAASTANAIVIPTEANTSNAPNVVERKAPAVKNLGVKMVIKKENQRGIQVINVVEVQVEMSVLQISEQIVSWKCPSITFPPANLTADVDKLVVVSCRIANTGILIMKVLMKPTAVSLAGFSGESTWPVGQLELKMELVDNRDESLRCQALLNLYIMRNQSRLNMILGRTALRMFGAISSTIHDMVKFSANKGIGTLTSAEVEPFCAMIMASENMGVEGHSIHSE